One genomic region from Vitreimonas flagellata encodes:
- the katG gene encoding catalase/peroxidase HPI, whose amino-acid sequence MADGTDSECPVPHGRARTNRDWWPNQVNVGVLHQNAPASDPMGPAFNYAKEFETLDLDAVIADLRALMTDSQDWWPADYGHYGPFFIRMAWHAAGTYRVGDGRGGGGRGQQRFAPLNSWPDNGNLDKARRLLWPIKQKYGAKLSWADLLILTGNVAIESMGGPVFGFGGGRADTWEPENHVNWGAEEAWLADSKGPNSRYSGDRQLAGNLGAVQMGLIYVNPQGPDGNPDPVASGRDIRETFARMAMNDEETVALVAGGHTFGKAHGAGPESHVGKEPEGASIELQGLGWISTFESGMAGHTITSGIEGAWKPNPTKWDMGYFDTLFGYEWELTKSPAGAHQWKPKGDAGRNVEDAFDPNKKHQPMMTTADLAMRFDPEYEKISRRFHKDPAAFADAFARAWFKLTHRDMGPKVLYKGKYVPKETLIWQDPISGAPSTISAADVDALKAKIVASGLTTRELIETAWASASTYRGSDRRGGANGARIRLAPMKDWEVNKPAQLAKVIAKLEAIQKESGGKVSLADLIVLGGAAAIEKAAKDGGFDVKVPFTPGRADATQEETEVHSFEYLNPKADGFRNYVRDPIMPIEDHLVDRAQLLELSAPEMTVLIGGLRVLQVGHDKHGVLTSKPGVLSNDFFVNLLDMSVQWKGIGGSQEEFEARDRKSGQVKWTGTRADLIFGSHSQLRALAEVYGAADAKEKFVKDFVKAWVKVMELDRFDLRAPSSTGAH is encoded by the coding sequence ATGGCCGACGGAACAGACTCAGAATGCCCGGTGCCGCATGGTCGCGCACGCACCAACCGTGATTGGTGGCCGAACCAAGTCAATGTGGGCGTCCTGCACCAGAACGCCCCCGCATCCGACCCGATGGGTCCGGCGTTCAATTACGCGAAAGAATTCGAGACGCTCGATCTCGACGCGGTGATTGCCGATCTCCGCGCGTTGATGACCGACAGCCAAGATTGGTGGCCGGCCGATTACGGCCATTACGGCCCGTTCTTCATCCGCATGGCCTGGCATGCCGCCGGCACCTATCGCGTGGGCGACGGTCGTGGCGGCGGCGGCCGCGGGCAACAGCGTTTCGCACCGCTCAATTCGTGGCCGGATAACGGCAACCTCGACAAAGCCCGTCGCCTGCTCTGGCCGATTAAGCAGAAGTACGGCGCGAAGCTTTCGTGGGCCGACCTGCTCATCCTCACCGGCAACGTCGCGATTGAATCGATGGGCGGTCCGGTGTTTGGCTTCGGCGGCGGCCGCGCTGATACTTGGGAGCCAGAGAACCACGTGAATTGGGGCGCTGAAGAAGCGTGGCTCGCCGACAGCAAGGGCCCGAACAGCCGCTATTCCGGCGATCGTCAATTGGCCGGCAATCTGGGCGCGGTGCAGATGGGCTTGATCTACGTGAACCCGCAAGGTCCGGACGGCAATCCTGATCCGGTCGCGTCGGGCCGCGACATTCGCGAGACGTTCGCGCGCATGGCGATGAACGACGAAGAAACCGTTGCGCTCGTCGCCGGCGGTCACACGTTCGGCAAGGCGCACGGCGCAGGCCCCGAAAGCCATGTCGGCAAGGAGCCGGAAGGCGCTTCGATCGAATTGCAAGGTTTGGGTTGGATTTCGACGTTCGAAAGCGGCATGGCCGGTCACACGATCACCTCCGGCATCGAGGGCGCGTGGAAGCCGAACCCGACCAAGTGGGACATGGGCTATTTCGACACGCTGTTCGGCTACGAGTGGGAGCTGACCAAGAGCCCGGCCGGCGCGCACCAGTGGAAGCCGAAAGGCGACGCGGGCCGCAATGTCGAAGACGCGTTCGATCCAAACAAGAAGCATCAGCCGATGATGACGACGGCTGACCTCGCGATGCGTTTCGATCCTGAGTACGAAAAGATCTCGCGCCGCTTCCACAAAGACCCTGCGGCGTTTGCCGACGCGTTCGCACGCGCGTGGTTCAAACTCACGCACCGCGACATGGGCCCGAAGGTACTCTACAAGGGCAAGTACGTCCCGAAGGAAACCTTGATCTGGCAAGACCCGATCTCGGGGGCGCCGAGCACGATCAGCGCAGCCGATGTCGATGCGCTGAAAGCCAAGATTGTTGCGAGCGGTTTGACGACGCGCGAGCTGATCGAAACGGCTTGGGCCTCGGCCTCGACCTATCGCGGGTCGGACCGTCGCGGCGGCGCTAATGGCGCGCGCATTCGTTTGGCGCCGATGAAGGATTGGGAGGTAAACAAGCCGGCCCAACTTGCGAAGGTGATTGCGAAGCTCGAAGCGATCCAAAAGGAATCTGGCGGCAAAGTCTCGCTGGCCGATTTGATCGTGCTCGGCGGCGCCGCGGCGATCGAGAAAGCGGCGAAGGACGGCGGCTTTGACGTGAAGGTGCCCTTCACGCCGGGCCGTGCGGACGCGACGCAAGAAGAAACCGAAGTGCACTCGTTCGAGTATCTCAACCCGAAGGCTGACGGCTTCCGCAATTACGTGCGGGATCCGATCATGCCGATCGAGGACCACCTCGTCGATCGCGCGCAATTGCTGGAACTTTCTGCGCCGGAAATGACGGTGCTGATCGGCGGCCTGCGCGTGCTGCAAGTCGGCCATGACAAGCACGGCGTGCTGACCTCGAAGCCGGGCGTGTTGTCGAACGACTTCTTCGTCAACCTGCTCGACATGAGTGTGCAGTGGAAGGGCATTGGCGGCTCGCAAGAAGAGTTCGAAGCCCGCGACCGCAAGAGCGGCCAAGTGAAATGGACCGGCACGCGCGCCGATCTCATCTTCGGCTCGCACTCGCAATTGCGTGCGCTCGCCGAGGTTTATGGCGCGGCCGACGCAAAGGAGAAGTTCGTGAAGGACTTCGTGAAGGCGTGGGTCAAGGTGATGGAGCTGGATCGGTTTGATCTCCGCGCCCCGTCATCGACTGGCGCACACTAA
- a CDS encoding acyl-CoA dehydrogenase family protein, protein MTSRQSSALDFDSLRPPSPFMGETHHAWRDSLRRFIERELMPFVTEWDEAEHVPREVFKKAGAFGLLGAGYPEHYGGWSEGFDRFHGIVTSEELARMGAGGVSTALMVHGIGLPPILAIGADEMKERIAPPVLRGEMQISLAITEPDAGSDVANIATRAERRGDHYVVNGSKMFITGGMTSHWATTAVRTGGDGAGGISLLLIDLNAKGVTRTPLKKQGWWASDTAALYFEDVEVPVDQLIGGLGQGFAGIMRNFNGERLGMASGATASARVCIEDAAQWAQQRRTFGKRLADHQVIRHKIAEMVQRVNATTAYLEHCAWRVQRGETPVMDLCLLKVQATQTLEFCAREATQIMGGAGYMRGSRVERIYREVRVNAIGGGSEEIMRDLAARQLAL, encoded by the coding sequence ATGACAAGTCGCCAAAGCAGCGCTCTCGATTTCGATTCATTACGCCCGCCCTCTCCGTTCATGGGCGAAACGCATCACGCTTGGCGCGACAGCTTGCGGCGCTTCATCGAGCGCGAACTCATGCCCTTCGTGACGGAATGGGATGAGGCCGAGCACGTTCCGCGCGAGGTGTTCAAGAAGGCTGGTGCGTTCGGCCTCTTGGGCGCGGGCTATCCCGAACACTATGGCGGCTGGAGCGAAGGCTTTGATCGTTTCCACGGGATTGTCACCAGTGAGGAGCTGGCGCGCATGGGCGCGGGCGGCGTCTCCACCGCGCTCATGGTGCACGGCATCGGACTGCCGCCGATCTTGGCCATCGGCGCGGATGAAATGAAGGAGCGCATCGCGCCGCCTGTGTTGCGCGGGGAGATGCAGATCAGTCTAGCGATCACCGAGCCGGACGCTGGCTCGGACGTCGCCAACATCGCCACGCGCGCGGAGCGGCGCGGCGATCATTATGTCGTCAACGGCTCGAAGATGTTCATCACCGGCGGCATGACCTCGCATTGGGCAACGACAGCGGTGCGTACGGGCGGCGATGGCGCCGGCGGCATCTCGCTGCTCTTGATCGACCTCAACGCCAAGGGCGTGACGCGCACACCTTTGAAAAAGCAAGGCTGGTGGGCGTCGGATACGGCGGCGCTCTATTTCGAGGACGTTGAAGTGCCCGTGGATCAACTGATCGGTGGGCTGGGCCAAGGCTTCGCCGGTATCATGCGCAATTTCAACGGCGAGCGGCTGGGCATGGCGTCGGGCGCCACGGCGAGCGCGCGTGTGTGCATCGAGGACGCGGCGCAATGGGCGCAGCAACGACGCACCTTTGGTAAGCGGCTCGCCGACCACCAAGTCATCCGCCACAAGATCGCGGAAATGGTGCAGCGCGTGAACGCGACAACGGCTTATCTCGAACATTGCGCTTGGCGGGTGCAGCGCGGTGAAACGCCGGTGATGGATTTATGCTTGCTCAAAGTGCAGGCGACGCAGACGCTGGAATTCTGCGCGCGTGAAGCGACGCAGATTATGGGCGGCGCCGGCTATATGCGCGGCAGCCGAGTTGAACGCATCTATCGCGAAGTGCGCGTCAACGCGATTGGCGGCGGCAGCGAAGAGATCATGCGCGATCTCGCGGCGCGGCAACTTGCACTTTAG
- a CDS encoding cystathionine gamma-synthase family protein has translation METRVAEKKWRKRTLNNRPLKPETLMMGYGYDPMLSEGSLKPPQFQTSTFVFKTAQDGKDFFATIQGRRKLGPDEEPGLIYSRFNNPNLEVVEDRLALWDEAETALVFASGMAAISTALLAYLRPGDIILQSRPIYGGTETLIHSILPEFGISQVAFEAELGAEDMRRAAEEAKKKGRVGAIFIETPANPTNALVDIQAARKVSEMLTVDGKRPPVIVDNTMLGPVYSTPLLHGADIVVMSLTKYVGGHSDLIAGGASGSKAMLAPVRRMRSTLGTMGDTHTAWLLMRSLETLKLRMEAGAVGARKVAEFLRDHPKIDNVWYLDFLPDDHPDRPVHERQNNSAGSTFSFEVKGGEAPAFRVLDALQVIKLAVSLGGTETLASHPAAMTHSGMPAEELAKYSITPGLIRISIGIEDPDDLIADLSQALDKA, from the coding sequence ATGGAGACACGCGTGGCCGAGAAAAAATGGCGCAAGCGCACGCTTAACAATCGTCCGCTGAAGCCCGAAACCCTGATGATGGGCTACGGCTACGATCCGATGTTGTCGGAAGGTTCGCTGAAGCCGCCGCAATTCCAGACCTCGACCTTCGTGTTCAAGACCGCGCAGGACGGCAAGGATTTCTTCGCCACCATTCAAGGCCGCCGCAAGCTCGGCCCCGACGAAGAGCCGGGCCTCATCTATTCGCGCTTCAACAATCCGAACCTCGAAGTGGTCGAGGATCGTTTGGCGTTGTGGGATGAAGCCGAGACGGCGCTCGTGTTCGCCTCAGGCATGGCGGCGATCTCAACCGCGCTGCTCGCCTATCTCCGCCCCGGCGACATCATCCTGCAGAGCCGCCCGATCTATGGCGGCACGGAAACTCTGATCCATTCGATCCTGCCGGAATTCGGCATCAGCCAAGTCGCGTTCGAAGCTGAGCTCGGCGCCGAAGACATGCGCCGCGCCGCTGAAGAAGCGAAGAAGAAGGGCCGCGTCGGCGCGATCTTTATCGAGACGCCGGCGAACCCGACCAATGCGCTCGTGGATATTCAAGCCGCACGAAAAGTGTCTGAGATGCTCACTGTGGACGGCAAACGTCCGCCCGTGATCGTCGATAACACGATGCTTGGCCCTGTGTATTCCACGCCGCTGCTGCATGGCGCCGACATCGTCGTAATGTCGCTGACGAAATACGTGGGCGGCCACTCCGATCTGATCGCAGGCGGCGCGTCGGGTTCAAAGGCGATGCTGGCGCCGGTGCGCCGTATGCGTTCCACGCTTGGCACGATGGGCGACACGCACACGGCGTGGCTGCTGATGCGCTCGTTAGAAACGCTGAAGTTGCGCATGGAAGCGGGCGCAGTCGGTGCGCGCAAGGTTGCGGAATTCCTGCGCGACCATCCCAAGATCGATAACGTCTGGTATCTCGATTTCCTGCCGGATGATCACCCCGATCGCCCAGTGCACGAACGCCAGAACAATAGCGCCGGCTCGACCTTCTCGTTCGAAGTGAAGGGCGGCGAAGCGCCCGCATTCCGCGTGCTCGACGCACTGCAAGTGATCAAGCTCGCGGTCAGCCTCGGCGGCACGGAGACGCTCGCCTCGCACCCTGCAGCGATGACGCACTCCGGCATGCCCGCCGAAGAGCTCGCGAAATATTCGATCACCCCTGGCCTCATTCGCATCTCAATCGGCATCGAAGATCCAGACGATCTGATCGCCGATCTGAGCCAAGCGCTCGACAAGGCCTAA
- a CDS encoding aldehyde dehydrogenase family protein — protein MREKLNFYIDGKWVAPTKPRTHDVINPANEEPVGRISLGTAEDVNKAVAAAKRAFETFSQTSVDERKALLDKIIAIYQRRLPEMAETISMEMGAPLPLANAAQAPAGLGYLMDARKQLDDFSFEYDYGKGRRILKEPIGVVGMITPWNWPQNQICAKVGPALAAGCTMVLKPSELAPLNAVLFAEILEEAGVPAGVFNLVNGDGPGVGAALSAHPDVDMMSFTGSTRAGTAVMEACAKGIKKVALELGGKSPNIILDDADLKKAVAGGMLHMAQNTGQSCNAPSRMLAPKSKYEEVVAIAAAAAQSVKVQAPDKAEPGAIGPLANANQFQKVQGLIQKGIDEGARVAAGGVGRPEGFNRGYYVKPTVFADVNNNMTIAREEIFGPVLVIIPYETEEEAIKIANDTPYGLAAYVAGPEERARKVARKLRAGNIHINGAWGGMGTPFGGYKQSGLGREGGHFGLEEFLEVKAAAGWGEQA, from the coding sequence ATGCGCGAGAAGCTGAATTTCTACATCGACGGCAAATGGGTCGCCCCGACGAAGCCGCGCACGCATGATGTGATCAATCCGGCCAATGAAGAGCCGGTCGGCCGCATTTCGCTCGGCACGGCGGAAGACGTGAACAAGGCCGTCGCCGCCGCGAAGCGCGCGTTCGAAACCTTCTCGCAAACCAGTGTCGACGAGCGCAAAGCGCTGCTCGACAAGATCATCGCCATCTATCAGCGCCGCCTGCCGGAAATGGCCGAGACCATTTCGATGGAAATGGGCGCGCCGCTGCCGTTGGCGAACGCTGCGCAAGCGCCGGCGGGCCTTGGCTATCTGATGGACGCGCGCAAGCAACTCGACGACTTTTCGTTCGAGTACGATTACGGCAAGGGCCGCCGCATCCTGAAGGAGCCGATCGGCGTCGTCGGCATGATCACGCCGTGGAATTGGCCCCAAAATCAAATCTGCGCGAAGGTAGGCCCAGCGCTCGCGGCGGGCTGCACCATGGTGCTGAAGCCGTCGGAACTGGCGCCGCTGAACGCTGTGCTATTTGCCGAAATCCTTGAAGAAGCCGGCGTGCCAGCTGGCGTGTTCAATCTCGTCAACGGCGATGGCCCTGGCGTGGGTGCGGCGCTCTCGGCGCATCCCGACGTCGACATGATGAGCTTCACCGGCTCCACGCGCGCGGGCACAGCCGTGATGGAAGCGTGCGCGAAGGGCATCAAGAAGGTTGCGCTCGAATTGGGCGGCAAGAGCCCGAACATCATCTTGGACGACGCCGATCTGAAGAAGGCGGTCGCGGGCGGCATGCTGCACATGGCGCAAAACACCGGCCAAAGCTGCAACGCGCCGTCGCGTATGCTGGCGCCGAAATCCAAGTACGAAGAAGTGGTCGCGATCGCCGCCGCCGCCGCACAATCGGTGAAAGTGCAGGCGCCGGATAAGGCCGAACCCGGCGCCATCGGCCCGCTGGCGAACGCCAACCAATTCCAGAAGGTGCAGGGCCTCATTCAAAAGGGCATTGATGAAGGCGCGCGCGTCGCCGCCGGCGGCGTCGGCCGTCCGGAGGGCTTCAATCGCGGCTATTACGTGAAGCCGACGGTGTTCGCCGACGTGAACAACAACATGACCATCGCGCGCGAAGAAATCTTCGGCCCCGTGCTGGTGATCATTCCGTACGAAACCGAAGAAGAAGCGATCAAGATCGCCAATGACACGCCCTATGGTTTGGCCGCGTATGTCGCGGGCCCGGAAGAACGCGCACGCAAAGTCGCGCGCAAGCTCCGCGCCGGCAACATTCACATCAATGGCGCCTGGGGCGGCATGGGCACGCCGTTCGGCGGCTACAAGCAATCAGGCTTGGGCCGTGAAGGCGGGCATTTCGGCTTGGAGGAATTCCTCGAAGTGAAGGCCGCCGCCGGTTGGGGCGAGCAAGCGTAA